Proteins found in one Oncorhynchus mykiss isolate Arlee chromosome 17, USDA_OmykA_1.1, whole genome shotgun sequence genomic segment:
- the LOC110494532 gene encoding tubulin monoglycylase TTLL3 isoform X2: MFLNLTTEKGLQQIPSPPGEGRVRRSLLNLPIINPERLRTAKVLVDKAVKMRMVFSIQGPYPVVRAALKARGWVERRLPRPNQHWSRCRGDDGNDADDSDDDNDSPDDREEDPDDMYDLMSRMVRNETSYFYWTTRRETVDNRSLRKEQITNHYAKAGTFTTKVGLCVNLRNLRWFDAADLDSFFPRCYRLGAEDEKHAFIEDYRRTACTSLIQCVVERIRGERSEGEGGGTAGSTHQSCQSQKKACKRRAMSLVASRMIDSALKVCQDFLDSLEHNDIDIALETPPSLTEQEWLEFIHNYYLVVHDGVEIEETFHYLNSCQAMLRKLRDVNPQLDTDGIHNIWIVKPGAKSRGRGIMCAKRLDDILRLVDSDPALIKDSKWVVQKYLERPLLVHGTKFDLRQWFLVTDWNPLTVWFYKKCYLRFSTQPYSVETLDSSIHLCNNSIQKHFQPSQQRHPEVPEDNMWSCDQFRAFLSGQGRAAQWWSVVVPGMKKAVVHALQTAQDLVESRRGSFELYGADFMLGRDLRPWLIEINASPTMAPSTAVTTRLCAAVQEDTLRVVLDRRLDRGAHTGGFQLIYKQAAVEVPQYVGVNLLVEGSQIRRPRPPPQKASKPSKGRSNQPAPRRPPQSQEYEAVAEKPKPAPSKKGLKSEVRHLTFSGFRVQTPLSTERPLAGEPWRLQRLGLVDSLQLPPRAQSRSMDCWRRPQVIVPWSGRARPFATPDIYKGPVLPLEVISLQDPDREPSALLVPTPLVQHAEFRFQKFFRQQNLHRRVIRTTCVGRGTHKSL; this comes from the exons ATGTTCCTGAACCTCACCACAGAGAAGGGCCTACAGCAAATACCAT CACCACCAGGTGAGGGAAGAGTGAGGCGCAGCTTGCTCAACCTGCCCATCATCAACCCAGAGAGACTGCGGACAGCAAAAGTACTGGTCGACAAAGCTGTAAAG ATGCGTATGGTGTTCTCCATACAGGGTCCATACCCTGTGGTTCGGGCTGCCCTGAAGGCGAGGGGTTGGGTAGAGCGCCGCCTGCCTCGGCCAAACCAGCACTGGAGCCGGTGCCGTGGAGATGATGGGAATGATGCTGATGACAGTGATGATGACAATG ACAGCCCAGACGACAGAGAGGAAGACCCAGATGACATGTATGACCTAATG TCTCGCATGGTGAGGAACGAAACGTCATATTTCTATTGGACGACGCGTAGAGAGACAGTGGACAACCGCTCATTGCGAAAGGAACAGATTACCAATCACTATGCCAAAGCAGGCACCTTCACCACCAAG GTTGGGTTGTGTGTGAACCTGAGGAACCTGCGTTGGTTTGATGCTGCAGACCTTGACTCCTTCTTCCCACGCTGCTATAGGCTGGGGGCAGAGGATGAGAAACATGCCTTTATCG agGACTACAGGAGGACAGCATGCACCAGCCTTATACAGTGTGTTGTGGAGAGGATTCGGGGTGAGcgaagtgagggagagggaggtggcaCAGCTGGATCAACTCACCAATCATGTCAAA GTCAGAAAAAAGCATGCAAGCGTCGAGCCATGTCATTGGTGGCCTCCAGAATGATTGACAGTGCACTAAAAGTTTGCCAGGACTTCCTGGACAGCTTGGAACACAATGACATAGACATTGCCTTGGAAACACCACCATCCCTAACAGAACAAGAGTGGCTGGAGTTCATCCACAATTACTACCTGGTTGTCCA tgatggtgtagagatagaggagacttTTCACTATTTGAACAGCTGTCAAGCTATGTTGCGGAAGCTTCGTGATGTCAATCCACAGCTAGACACAGACGGCATCCACAACATCTGGATAGTCAAACCTGGGGCCAAGTCCCGGGGCAGAG GCATCATGTGTGCCAAGCGGCTGGATGACATCCTGAGGCTGGTGGACAGTGACCCAGCCCTGATCAAGGACAGTAAGTGGGTGGTGCAGAAGTACCTGGAGCGCCCCTTGCTGGTCCACGGCACCAAGTTCGACCTCCGCCAGTGGTTCCTGGTGACTGACTGGAACCCTCTCACTGTCTGGTTTTATAAGAAGTGCTACCTACGCTTCTCCACCCAGCCATACTCAGTTGAGACACTGGACAG TTCTATCCACCTGTGTAACAACTCCATACAGAAGCACTTTCAGCCCTCCCAGCAGCGTCACCCAGAGGTGCCTGAGGACAACATGTGGTCATGTGACCAGTTCCGGGCCTTCCTGTCTGGACAGGGCCGAGCAGCACAGTGGTGGTCTGTGGTGGTCCCAGGGATGAAGAAGGCTGTGGTCCACGCCCTGCAGACTGCCCAAGACCTGGTGGAGTCACGCCGAGGGAGCTTTGAGCTCTACGGAGCCGACTTCATGCTAG GTCGTGACCTGAGGCCATGGCTGATAGAGATCAATGCCAGCCCCACCATGGCCCCCTCTACAGCAGTGACAACACGCCTGTGTGCAGCCGTGCAGGAGGACACTCTACGGGTGGTCCTGGACCGTCGGTTGGACCGAGGAGCACACACTGGGGGCTTTCAGCTTATATACAAACAG gcagcagTGGAGGTGCCTCAGTATGTAGGGGTCAACCTGCTTGTTGAGGGCTCCCAGATCAGACGGCCCCGCCCTCCTCCTCAAAAAGCCTCCAAACCCTCTAAGGGTCGTTCCAACCAACCAGCGCCCAGACGCCCTCCTCAAAGCCAGGAGTACGAGGCTGTGGCAGAGAAACCCAAGCCGGCCCCCTCTAAGAAGGGTCTGAAGTCTGAGGTACGCCACCTTACCTTCTCTGGCTTCAGAGTCCAGACCCCACTTTCTACTGAGAGGCCCCTGGCCGGGGAGCCCTGGAGGCTGCAGCGTCTGGGCCTGGTTGACTCCCTCCAGCTGCCCCCCAGGGCTCAGTCCCGCTCTATGGACTGCTGGCGGAGACCCCAGGTTATTGTGCCCTGGTCAGGGCGAGCACGCCCCTTTGCTACCCCTGATATCTACAAAGGCCCTGTCCTTCCCTTGGAGGTCATCAGCCTTCAAGACCCAGACAGGGAGCCCAGTGCCCTGCTTGTGCCCACTCCTCTGGTCCAACATGCTGAGTTCAGGTTCCAGAAGTTTTTCAGGCAACAGAACCTCCATCGTAGGGTGATCAGGACCACATGTGTAGGGAGAGGAACTCACAAGAGCTTGTGA
- the LOC110494532 gene encoding tubulin monoglycylase TTLL3 isoform X1, producing the protein MEAPKCVQPGQSEEGDRGADGSSTPCIDSEPLGERDPSKDQQSKALCQQHTQMFLNLTTEKGLQQIPSPPGEGRVRRSLLNLPIINPERLRTAKVLVDKAVKMRMVFSIQGPYPVVRAALKARGWVERRLPRPNQHWSRCRGDDGNDADDSDDDNDSPDDREEDPDDMYDLMSRMVRNETSYFYWTTRRETVDNRSLRKEQITNHYAKAGTFTTKVGLCVNLRNLRWFDAADLDSFFPRCYRLGAEDEKHAFIEDYRRTACTSLIQCVVERIRGERSEGEGGGTAGSTHQSCQSQKKACKRRAMSLVASRMIDSALKVCQDFLDSLEHNDIDIALETPPSLTEQEWLEFIHNYYLVVHDGVEIEETFHYLNSCQAMLRKLRDVNPQLDTDGIHNIWIVKPGAKSRGRGIMCAKRLDDILRLVDSDPALIKDSKWVVQKYLERPLLVHGTKFDLRQWFLVTDWNPLTVWFYKKCYLRFSTQPYSVETLDSSIHLCNNSIQKHFQPSQQRHPEVPEDNMWSCDQFRAFLSGQGRAAQWWSVVVPGMKKAVVHALQTAQDLVESRRGSFELYGADFMLGRDLRPWLIEINASPTMAPSTAVTTRLCAAVQEDTLRVVLDRRLDRGAHTGGFQLIYKQAAVEVPQYVGVNLLVEGSQIRRPRPPPQKASKPSKGRSNQPAPRRPPQSQEYEAVAEKPKPAPSKKGLKSEVRHLTFSGFRVQTPLSTERPLAGEPWRLQRLGLVDSLQLPPRAQSRSMDCWRRPQVIVPWSGRARPFATPDIYKGPVLPLEVISLQDPDREPSALLVPTPLVQHAEFRFQKFFRQQNLHRRVIRTTCVGRGTHKSL; encoded by the exons ATGGAGGCCCCAAAGTGTGTCCAGCCGGGTCAGAGTGAGGAGGGAGATCGGGGAGCTGATGGAAGCTCAACACCGTGCATTGACAGTG AACCTCTAGGAGAGAGAGACCCCAGTAAAGACCAGCAGAGCAAAGCCCTGTGCCAACAACACACTCAAATGTTCCTGAACCTCACCACAGAGAAGGGCCTACAGCAAATACCAT CACCACCAGGTGAGGGAAGAGTGAGGCGCAGCTTGCTCAACCTGCCCATCATCAACCCAGAGAGACTGCGGACAGCAAAAGTACTGGTCGACAAAGCTGTAAAG ATGCGTATGGTGTTCTCCATACAGGGTCCATACCCTGTGGTTCGGGCTGCCCTGAAGGCGAGGGGTTGGGTAGAGCGCCGCCTGCCTCGGCCAAACCAGCACTGGAGCCGGTGCCGTGGAGATGATGGGAATGATGCTGATGACAGTGATGATGACAATG ACAGCCCAGACGACAGAGAGGAAGACCCAGATGACATGTATGACCTAATG TCTCGCATGGTGAGGAACGAAACGTCATATTTCTATTGGACGACGCGTAGAGAGACAGTGGACAACCGCTCATTGCGAAAGGAACAGATTACCAATCACTATGCCAAAGCAGGCACCTTCACCACCAAG GTTGGGTTGTGTGTGAACCTGAGGAACCTGCGTTGGTTTGATGCTGCAGACCTTGACTCCTTCTTCCCACGCTGCTATAGGCTGGGGGCAGAGGATGAGAAACATGCCTTTATCG agGACTACAGGAGGACAGCATGCACCAGCCTTATACAGTGTGTTGTGGAGAGGATTCGGGGTGAGcgaagtgagggagagggaggtggcaCAGCTGGATCAACTCACCAATCATGTCAAA GTCAGAAAAAAGCATGCAAGCGTCGAGCCATGTCATTGGTGGCCTCCAGAATGATTGACAGTGCACTAAAAGTTTGCCAGGACTTCCTGGACAGCTTGGAACACAATGACATAGACATTGCCTTGGAAACACCACCATCCCTAACAGAACAAGAGTGGCTGGAGTTCATCCACAATTACTACCTGGTTGTCCA tgatggtgtagagatagaggagacttTTCACTATTTGAACAGCTGTCAAGCTATGTTGCGGAAGCTTCGTGATGTCAATCCACAGCTAGACACAGACGGCATCCACAACATCTGGATAGTCAAACCTGGGGCCAAGTCCCGGGGCAGAG GCATCATGTGTGCCAAGCGGCTGGATGACATCCTGAGGCTGGTGGACAGTGACCCAGCCCTGATCAAGGACAGTAAGTGGGTGGTGCAGAAGTACCTGGAGCGCCCCTTGCTGGTCCACGGCACCAAGTTCGACCTCCGCCAGTGGTTCCTGGTGACTGACTGGAACCCTCTCACTGTCTGGTTTTATAAGAAGTGCTACCTACGCTTCTCCACCCAGCCATACTCAGTTGAGACACTGGACAG TTCTATCCACCTGTGTAACAACTCCATACAGAAGCACTTTCAGCCCTCCCAGCAGCGTCACCCAGAGGTGCCTGAGGACAACATGTGGTCATGTGACCAGTTCCGGGCCTTCCTGTCTGGACAGGGCCGAGCAGCACAGTGGTGGTCTGTGGTGGTCCCAGGGATGAAGAAGGCTGTGGTCCACGCCCTGCAGACTGCCCAAGACCTGGTGGAGTCACGCCGAGGGAGCTTTGAGCTCTACGGAGCCGACTTCATGCTAG GTCGTGACCTGAGGCCATGGCTGATAGAGATCAATGCCAGCCCCACCATGGCCCCCTCTACAGCAGTGACAACACGCCTGTGTGCAGCCGTGCAGGAGGACACTCTACGGGTGGTCCTGGACCGTCGGTTGGACCGAGGAGCACACACTGGGGGCTTTCAGCTTATATACAAACAG gcagcagTGGAGGTGCCTCAGTATGTAGGGGTCAACCTGCTTGTTGAGGGCTCCCAGATCAGACGGCCCCGCCCTCCTCCTCAAAAAGCCTCCAAACCCTCTAAGGGTCGTTCCAACCAACCAGCGCCCAGACGCCCTCCTCAAAGCCAGGAGTACGAGGCTGTGGCAGAGAAACCCAAGCCGGCCCCCTCTAAGAAGGGTCTGAAGTCTGAGGTACGCCACCTTACCTTCTCTGGCTTCAGAGTCCAGACCCCACTTTCTACTGAGAGGCCCCTGGCCGGGGAGCCCTGGAGGCTGCAGCGTCTGGGCCTGGTTGACTCCCTCCAGCTGCCCCCCAGGGCTCAGTCCCGCTCTATGGACTGCTGGCGGAGACCCCAGGTTATTGTGCCCTGGTCAGGGCGAGCACGCCCCTTTGCTACCCCTGATATCTACAAAGGCCCTGTCCTTCCCTTGGAGGTCATCAGCCTTCAAGACCCAGACAGGGAGCCCAGTGCCCTGCTTGTGCCCACTCCTCTGGTCCAACATGCTGAGTTCAGGTTCCAGAAGTTTTTCAGGCAACAGAACCTCCATCGTAGGGTGATCAGGACCACATGTGTAGGGAGAGGAACTCACAAGAGCTTGTGA